A single Limisphaera ngatamarikiensis DNA region contains:
- a CDS encoding dihydroorotate dehydrogenase electron transfer subunit has protein sequence MLRGLMVDELVEVTENRLWAGLYYLLELRAPAIAAEAQPGQFVHIRVPGCADALLRRPFSIYRVQGETVSVLYKVVGKGTAALARVRAGERLEVLGPLGHGFSLPRAGEEEPLLVAGGYGVAALYLLAERSPCRGILFEGGRTRGDVLCEEEFRALGWEVRVTTEDGSHGWRGLVTEPLREELARRARGRKLYACGPTGMLRAVARLAEEFGVAAEVSLDEPMCCGVGVCLTCVVPVRTAEGWEYQRACTEGPVFDARRVLWEVPA, from the coding sequence ATGTTGCGCGGGTTGATGGTGGACGAATTGGTGGAAGTGACGGAGAACCGGCTGTGGGCCGGTTTGTATTATTTGCTGGAGCTGCGGGCGCCGGCGATCGCGGCGGAGGCGCAGCCCGGGCAGTTTGTGCACATCCGGGTTCCGGGTTGTGCGGATGCATTGTTGCGGAGGCCATTCAGCATTTATCGGGTTCAGGGGGAGACGGTTTCGGTCCTGTACAAGGTGGTGGGGAAGGGTACGGCGGCGCTGGCGCGGGTGCGGGCCGGGGAACGGTTGGAAGTGCTGGGTCCGTTGGGGCATGGGTTTAGTTTGCCGCGGGCGGGTGAGGAGGAGCCGTTGTTGGTGGCGGGGGGGTACGGAGTGGCGGCGCTGTATTTGTTGGCGGAGCGGTCGCCGTGTCGGGGGATTTTGTTTGAGGGGGGTCGGACCCGTGGGGACGTTTTGTGTGAGGAGGAGTTTCGGGCGCTGGGCTGGGAGGTGCGGGTGACGACGGAGGATGGGAGCCACGGGTGGCGCGGGCTGGTGACGGAGCCGTTGCGGGAGGAGCTGGCCCGGCGTGCGCGGGGTCGGAAGTTGTATGCGTGCGGGCCTACGGGGATGCTGCGTGCGGTGGCGCGTTTGGCGGAGGAGTTTGGGGTGGCGGCGGAGGTGTCGTTGGACGAGCCCATGTGTTGCGGGGTTGGCGTATGTTTGACGTGTGTGGTGCCGGTGCGGACGGCGGAGGGCTGGGAATATCAGCGGGCGTGTACGGAGGGGCCGGTGTTTGATGCGCGTCGGGTGTTGTGGGAGGTACCGGCATGA
- a CDS encoding SRPBCC family protein: MIHVLETRQRIPADLDTVWAFFATPRNLNEITPPDLHFSFVRGGEEPMYAGQVIEYRVTIFPCVAVRWLTQITHVEPGRRFIDEQRVGPYRLWIHEHRFEPVEGGVLMTDRVTYALPFGVVGRLVHRLVVRRRLEYIFAYRRRVIAKIFGGGEGQG; the protein is encoded by the coding sequence ATGATCCATGTCCTTGAGACCCGGCAGAGGATTCCGGCGGACCTGGACACGGTGTGGGCGTTTTTTGCCACGCCCCGTAACCTGAACGAAATCACGCCACCGGACCTGCATTTCAGCTTTGTCCGGGGCGGCGAGGAACCGATGTACGCCGGGCAGGTGATCGAGTATCGGGTCACCATATTCCCCTGCGTTGCCGTCCGTTGGCTGACCCAGATCACCCATGTGGAGCCCGGGCGCCGGTTTATTGATGAGCAGCGTGTCGGCCCCTATCGGCTGTGGATTCACGAGCACCGCTTCGAGCCCGTGGAAGGTGGGGTGTTGATGACGGACCGGGTGACCTATGCGCTGCCGTTTGGGGTTGTGGGGCGCCTGGTTCATCGTCTGGTGGTGCGCCGTCGGCTCGAGTACATCTTTGCGTATCGGCGGCGGGTCATTGCCAAAATCTTCGGTGGAGGAGAGGGCCAGGGTTGA
- a CDS encoding aminotransferase class V-fold PLP-dependent enzyme, producing the protein MNTTSTNTQPPVPPTSDPLLTRRFGSTDFWALHPNITFLNHGAFGSCPRPVLQRQHTLQNHIENQPVRFFVDEFEPLWDAARTELARFLGTSPDRLVFVRNATEGVNILLRAFPWQPGDEVLVTDHEYNACRNALHRIATEHHARICIVQIPFPIPGPDAVLNLLLNALSPHTRLALLDHVTSPTGLVFPIETIVPTLRQHGVEVIVDGAHGPGLLPLQLDALNCLGYTGNCHKWLCAPKGAAFLCVRPDFQTRVRPLITSHGANSNRTDRNRFLLEFGWMGTMDPTPWLCVPEAIRTVGSLLPGGWPAIQQRNRTLALHLRNRLCQLFQIPPPAPDSMLAAMVAIPLPPAAPDDIPRIRNGLDPLCDLLWQQHRIEVPVFPWPQPPARVLRVSTHLYNCWDDCERLLDALGRWKHSLQAR; encoded by the coding sequence GTGAATACCACCTCCACCAACACCCAACCGCCGGTCCCCCCAACCTCAGACCCACTCCTCACCCGCCGGTTCGGGTCCACCGACTTCTGGGCCCTCCATCCCAACATCACCTTCCTGAACCACGGCGCCTTCGGCAGCTGCCCCCGACCCGTCCTCCAACGCCAGCACACCCTCCAAAACCACATCGAAAACCAGCCCGTCCGCTTCTTCGTCGACGAATTCGAACCCCTCTGGGACGCAGCCCGGACCGAACTCGCACGGTTTCTCGGCACCAGCCCCGACCGCCTCGTGTTCGTCCGTAACGCCACCGAGGGCGTCAACATCCTCCTCCGCGCCTTTCCCTGGCAACCGGGCGACGAAGTCCTCGTAACCGATCACGAATACAACGCGTGCCGCAACGCCCTCCACCGCATCGCCACCGAACACCACGCCCGCATCTGCATCGTCCAAATCCCCTTCCCCATCCCCGGCCCGGACGCCGTCCTGAACTTGCTCCTGAACGCCCTGTCCCCCCACACCCGGCTCGCACTCCTCGACCACGTCACCAGCCCCACCGGACTCGTCTTCCCCATCGAAACCATCGTGCCCACACTCCGCCAGCACGGCGTCGAGGTCATCGTCGACGGCGCCCACGGCCCCGGCCTGCTCCCCCTCCAGCTCGACGCCCTCAACTGCCTCGGTTACACCGGCAACTGCCACAAATGGCTCTGCGCACCCAAGGGCGCCGCGTTCCTCTGCGTCCGACCCGACTTCCAAACCCGGGTCCGCCCGCTCATCACCAGCCACGGCGCCAACAGCAACCGTACCGACCGCAACCGGTTCCTCCTGGAGTTCGGTTGGATGGGCACCATGGACCCCACCCCGTGGCTCTGCGTGCCCGAGGCCATCCGGACCGTCGGTTCCCTCCTGCCCGGCGGCTGGCCCGCCATCCAGCAACGCAACCGCACCCTGGCCCTCCACCTCCGCAACCGCTTGTGCCAGCTCTTCCAAATCCCGCCACCCGCACCCGACTCCATGCTTGCCGCCATGGTCGCCATCCCGCTACCACCGGCCGCACCCGACGACATCCCGCGCATCCGAAACGGCCTGGACCCGCTCTGCGACCTCCTCTGGCAGCAACACCGCATCGAAGTGCCCGTCTTCCCATGGCCGCAACCGCCCGCACGCGTCCTCCGCGTCTCCACACACCTGTACAACTGCTGGGACGATTGCGAGCGACTCCTCGACGCCCTGGGAAGATGGAAACACAGCCTCCAAGCCCGTTGA
- a CDS encoding dihydroorotate dehydrogenase: MNLAVQIGGLRLQNPVTVASGTFGYGVEYARLLDLNRLGAVTVKGICLRPVRGNPKPRTAEVTSGLLNAIGLQGPGVDGFIRHYWPFLRQLRVPTIINIWGTTIEEYAEVARRFDELEGVGALELNVSCPNIKEGGAQFGTDCRLLGRVVAACRRATRLPLITKLSPNVTSIVPYARVAEQEGSDALSIMNSYPALAIDIETRRPRLGNGIGGLTGPCIKPIAVKLVYDAACAVRIPIIGMGGIQSAADAVEFLLAGATAVAVGTANFYAPRTALEVIEGLQAYMKRHGIGDVRELIGRVEMPGTGRPAEAGAPEGAGGSD, encoded by the coding sequence ATGAATCTGGCGGTGCAAATTGGCGGGTTGCGGTTGCAGAACCCGGTGACGGTGGCGTCGGGGACGTTTGGTTACGGGGTGGAGTATGCGCGGTTGCTGGATTTGAACCGTTTGGGTGCGGTGACGGTGAAGGGGATTTGTTTGCGGCCGGTGCGGGGGAATCCGAAGCCGCGGACGGCGGAGGTGACGAGCGGTTTGTTGAACGCGATCGGGTTGCAGGGGCCCGGCGTGGACGGGTTCATCCGGCACTACTGGCCGTTTTTGCGGCAGTTGCGGGTGCCGACGATCATCAACATCTGGGGTACGACGATCGAGGAGTATGCGGAGGTGGCGCGGCGGTTTGATGAGTTGGAGGGTGTGGGTGCGCTGGAGCTGAACGTGTCGTGTCCGAACATCAAGGAGGGGGGCGCGCAGTTTGGGACGGACTGTCGGTTGTTGGGCCGTGTGGTGGCGGCGTGTCGGAGGGCGACGCGGCTGCCGTTGATCACGAAGTTGAGTCCGAATGTGACGAGCATTGTGCCGTATGCGCGGGTGGCGGAGCAGGAGGGGAGCGACGCGTTGTCGATCATGAACAGCTATCCGGCGCTGGCGATTGACATTGAGACGCGGCGGCCGCGGCTGGGCAACGGGATCGGGGGGTTGACCGGTCCGTGCATCAAACCGATTGCGGTGAAGCTGGTGTATGATGCGGCGTGTGCGGTGCGGATCCCGATCATCGGGATGGGCGGGATTCAGAGCGCCGCGGATGCGGTGGAGTTTTTGCTGGCGGGGGCGACGGCGGTGGCGGTGGGAACGGCGAATTTTTACGCGCCGCGGACGGCGCTGGAGGTGATTGAGGGTTTACAGGCCTACATGAAGCGGCATGGGATCGGGGATGTGCGGGAGTTGATCGGGCGGGTGGAGATGCCCGGTACGGGCCGGCCGGCGGAGGCGGGGGCCCCGGAGGGGGCTGGAGGTTCTGATTGA
- a CDS encoding DUF4412 domain-containing protein: MRRFEMLGFRLPVHVGTLALSLTASLASASGFEGRIQAALVRGGETQTWLYTVSTNMLRIERGETDRPHARNLVNLQTGERTLVFPHNRSFVRLKPAAAKASAPPTGFPTSPSLPPGLGPEAQAGSLPHALPPGIGLQTPGPVVIGPTNLPGAPAPPTMPALPAMPQPPAGLPPGVGPQAGGLPGAGPGMPAMPALPMMPMGVEPLELKATGQTTNLLGYACARYELRQRGEVMEIWATDKLLPFEPWQPNQPPRFGPRMLEEQWGELLRARKLFPLLAVLRFEMPALSGETNAPVAGPERLRFEVRSIRPEKIEDKDGTLFSPPSEYHEVQPLPF; encoded by the coding sequence ATGAGGCGCTTCGAAATGCTCGGCTTCCGGCTGCCGGTGCACGTAGGAACGCTGGCGCTGAGCCTGACGGCCAGTTTGGCGTCGGCCTCCGGCTTCGAGGGGCGCATCCAGGCGGCGCTGGTGCGCGGCGGCGAGACGCAGACCTGGCTCTACACCGTCAGCACGAACATGCTGCGAATCGAGCGCGGGGAAACCGACCGGCCGCACGCCCGAAACCTCGTGAACCTGCAAACCGGCGAACGCACGCTGGTCTTTCCCCACAACCGCAGCTTTGTGCGCCTGAAACCGGCGGCAGCCAAGGCGTCCGCGCCGCCAACAGGTTTCCCGACGTCGCCGTCGCTTCCACCGGGTCTCGGCCCAGAAGCACAGGCTGGAAGCCTGCCCCACGCGCTTCCGCCGGGCATCGGGCTGCAAACGCCCGGGCCGGTCGTCATTGGCCCGACGAATCTGCCCGGTGCGCCTGCGCCGCCGACGATGCCCGCCCTGCCGGCGATGCCGCAGCCGCCGGCGGGTTTGCCGCCAGGTGTTGGCCCGCAAGCGGGCGGTTTGCCCGGCGCGGGACCCGGCATGCCCGCGATGCCGGCGTTGCCGATGATGCCGATGGGTGTAGAGCCGCTGGAGCTGAAGGCCACCGGCCAGACGACCAACCTGCTCGGTTACGCCTGCGCCCGCTATGAACTGCGTCAACGCGGCGAGGTGATGGAGATTTGGGCAACCGACAAGTTGTTGCCATTCGAGCCGTGGCAGCCGAACCAGCCGCCGCGTTTTGGTCCGCGGATGCTCGAGGAGCAATGGGGGGAGTTGTTGCGGGCGCGGAAGTTGTTCCCGTTGCTGGCCGTCCTGCGGTTTGAGATGCCGGCGTTGTCCGGTGAGACCAACGCGCCTGTGGCCGGCCCGGAGCGGCTGCGGTTCGAGGTGCGGAGCATTCGACCGGAGAAGATCGAAGACAAGGACGGGACGCTCTTTTCGCCGCCGTCGGAGTATCACGAAGTTCAACCCCTGCCGTTTTGA
- a CDS encoding cytosine permease, producing MNETTPQPATSLPGYITSATPNPMDKRAPWYKNTAPTYAGIFLWFVFWDPVTNGGQSLSAGLGVALLGLLLSALACHYLFYLVPGLFGMRTGLPLYIVGTSTFGAQGGFIMPGFLMGVLQFGWLGVNAFFSSMLLYNTFSGGSLTADSTYPVPGHAILVVIWAALAAFMGLKGIQYVAKVATYLPLLPLIILLILFVKTVGGVGSFDPQVLVKAGKVAQPLSAGAVIALMLTYVVGFFATAGAAGVDFGLNNRDKKDVQMGGLVGIGLAILVTAGLSLLIVAGAYGQAGANSPEGVTATSLMVSVVGEKAAKVFWLLLALAAFPPACFSSFIAANSFKTTLPKVNPFVSVGIGTVVSIVLAMFGWAGKLVAVFTIIGASFGPICGAMVADYLLSGGRWTGPRAGFNPAGWLAWALGFVVGILPNLNVAVPAAPVLAFVVGFVVYFVASKIGLQSPVVPLSGPLAEATK from the coding sequence ATGAACGAAACCACTCCTCAACCTGCGACCTCTCTTCCGGGTTACATCACCAGCGCGACGCCCAATCCGATGGACAAACGGGCGCCATGGTACAAGAACACCGCGCCGACGTATGCGGGGATTTTTCTGTGGTTTGTGTTTTGGGACCCCGTGACGAACGGGGGACAGTCCCTGTCGGCGGGTCTGGGTGTGGCGCTGCTGGGGCTGTTGTTGTCGGCGCTGGCGTGTCATTACCTGTTTTACCTGGTGCCGGGTTTGTTTGGGATGCGGACCGGCCTGCCGTTGTACATTGTGGGGACGTCAACCTTTGGGGCGCAGGGCGGGTTCATCATGCCCGGCTTTTTGATGGGGGTGTTGCAGTTCGGTTGGTTGGGCGTAAACGCCTTTTTCTCGTCCATGCTGTTGTACAACACGTTTTCGGGCGGCTCGTTGACGGCGGATTCCACTTATCCGGTGCCGGGCCATGCGATTCTGGTGGTGATCTGGGCGGCGTTGGCGGCGTTCATGGGGTTGAAGGGGATCCAGTATGTGGCGAAGGTGGCGACGTACCTGCCGCTGTTGCCGTTGATCATTTTGTTGATCCTGTTTGTAAAGACGGTGGGGGGTGTGGGGAGCTTTGATCCCCAGGTCCTGGTGAAGGCGGGGAAGGTGGCGCAACCACTGAGCGCCGGTGCGGTGATTGCGCTGATGTTGACCTACGTGGTGGGCTTTTTCGCCACGGCGGGTGCGGCCGGTGTGGATTTTGGTCTGAACAACCGTGACAAGAAGGACGTGCAGATGGGCGGTTTGGTGGGGATTGGGCTGGCGATCCTGGTGACGGCGGGGTTGAGCCTGTTGATTGTGGCGGGTGCTTATGGTCAGGCCGGGGCGAATTCGCCGGAGGGGGTGACGGCCACGAGTCTGATGGTGAGCGTGGTGGGTGAGAAGGCGGCGAAGGTGTTCTGGCTGTTGCTGGCGCTGGCGGCGTTTCCGCCGGCGTGTTTCTCCTCGTTTATTGCGGCCAACAGCTTCAAGACCACGCTGCCGAAGGTGAATCCGTTCGTGTCGGTGGGGATCGGCACGGTGGTGAGCATTGTGCTGGCGATGTTTGGCTGGGCGGGCAAGCTGGTGGCGGTCTTTACGATCATTGGGGCTTCGTTCGGCCCGATTTGCGGTGCGATGGTGGCGGATTACCTGTTGAGCGGCGGGCGTTGGACCGGGCCGCGGGCAGGGTTTAATCCGGCTGGGTGGCTGGCGTGGGCGCTGGGTTTTGTGGTGGGCATTCTGCCGAATTTGAACGTGGCGGTGCCGGCGGCGCCCGTGCTGGCGTTTGTGGTGGGTTTCGTGGTGTATTTTGTGGCTTCGAAGATCGGGTTGCAATCGCCGGTGGTGCCGTTGAGCGGGCCGCTGGCGGAGGCCACGAAATGA
- the rpmB gene encoding 50S ribosomal protein L28 — protein MARICPLTGKRPRKGSIIWRRGKPKKAGGIGTHVTAVTKRRFFPNLQRVKAVVNGRVRYIRVAASAIKKGLVVKPPKRNWKKPEAATA, from the coding sequence ATGGCAAGGATTTGTCCATTGACAGGCAAGCGGCCCCGCAAGGGCAGCATCATCTGGCGTCGTGGCAAGCCAAAGAAGGCCGGTGGTATCGGTACGCACGTCACGGCGGTGACGAAGCGGCGGTTTTTCCCGAACCTGCAGCGGGTGAAGGCCGTGGTGAACGGGCGTGTCCGGTACATCCGGGTGGCGGCCAGTGCGATCAAGAAGGGATTGGTGGTCAAACCGCCGAAGCGGAACTGGAAGAAGCCGGAGGCTGCGACGGCCTGA
- a CDS encoding dihydrofolate reductase: MPAQPDPSTPAQPFIAIAAMALNRVIGSHGRLPWHLPEDFRWFRQTTLGHVLVMGRRTFEAIGRPLPGRETIVLTRHHPGWPGVRIARDWNEVRALTRGRKAFICGGADIYAQALPWCSDLYLTLVQREVHGDAFFPPFEHRFELVREILTHPEFRILHYRQKTAAPGPDRP, from the coding sequence ATGCCGGCACAGCCTGATCCATCCACCCCCGCACAGCCCTTCATCGCCATCGCCGCCATGGCCCTGAACCGCGTCATCGGTTCCCACGGCCGGCTGCCCTGGCATCTGCCGGAAGACTTCCGCTGGTTCCGCCAAACCACCCTCGGCCACGTCCTCGTCATGGGCCGGCGCACCTTCGAAGCCATCGGCCGACCTCTGCCGGGCCGCGAAACCATCGTCCTCACCCGCCACCACCCCGGCTGGCCCGGAGTCCGCATCGCCCGGGACTGGAACGAGGTGCGCGCCCTCACCCGCGGTCGCAAGGCCTTCATCTGCGGCGGCGCCGACATCTACGCCCAGGCACTTCCCTGGTGCTCCGACCTCTACCTCACCCTCGTCCAACGCGAAGTCCACGGCGACGCCTTCTTCCCGCCCTTCGAACACCGGTTCGAACTGGTCCGGGAAATCCTGACCCACCCGGAATTCCGCATCCTGCATTACCGCCAAAAAACCGCGGCACCCGGCCCGGATCGTCCGTGA